The Panicum virgatum strain AP13 chromosome 3N, P.virgatum_v5, whole genome shotgun sequence genome includes the window GGGCGCTGGGAGCGCTCCGTCATCCCGGGAGCGCCGTGTGTCGCAGCTGGAGGAGACGCCCGGCGCGGACCATTCGATCCGTCGCAGGAGGTGATCCAGGCCGATCTTTAGTTATTTTGCGACTAGGCCCTTTAGTTTGTGTttaatcaaacccgccgtccagattttttttttgcaaaaacacccgcTGTCCCTACACCCCTCCCACCCCCGCGCACCCTCCCCCGTCCCTCCCCAAACCCCAACCCtagcgcccccgccgccgcacagctgccctccgcccccgccgcagGTCGCCGCCCTCTGCGCCTCAGCCTCCTCCACCActctcctccgctgccgccggtcGCCTCCCTTGTCCGCCGCCCCGTCCCGGGTTCCCCACCTCTcgacccccctcccccccgtCGCCGACCCTGCGAACCCTGCCGTCCGCTCCGCCGTCCGTCAAGGTCCCCGccaccctccccctccccccgctCCACCCCGGTCGCCGCAGACCTCCGCCCTGGCGGAACTCGGCGTATAGGTGACAGATCCGGACGGTGGTGGAtctggccggcggcgtcgaggaggaggcgcgcaggcggcggatccggccgccgccgccgccggccggtggacctgggctgattttttttttttgatggggTTGAGCTCGAGcagttttttatttttcccttttcatttttttctttcgtgCTATCTTTCTTAAAATTCAGTGGAACTCACGCAGCGGAGCGCGTGGATTGTCCTAGTATCACATATGTAGATGTTGTGGCCAACAAACTTGTTCTACTTGTGCTCCTTCTAGCATGATGACGCGACCCGAAAGTTTCACCTTCATCGGCCGGTGCCGGCTTGTTCCAATCCTGCTAAGCAATTTAGTTTAAAGGATATTTTTCAGCATCCTCGTCTAAACCTCTACATTACACTTTGGCCAGAAAATCCAGTAGAGGCAATAATATTCTTGAACCAAAGAGTACATACCACTTTGGAGGGAAAACTATGTGTAAGAATCCCCTAAGCATAGTGGTTTCCAAACCTACAAACATTGAACTTTATAATCAAGTACAATTAAATTACTGATCTTACACACAAAGATTCATTTACAATTTCACCTCAGTACGCTCCTCATGTATCCTGCCACGGTGGCACTCATCGTAAATCATATCCAGAAAGGGGTAGAACGGGTGGTGTGCCATCTACATACAATAAGTAATATATAATAAGTATTATCTTCCATATTTTTAAACTACAAAACTACCAAATTAATATCAAACAAAGCAAGTGCATTAAAAAAGCATTAACAAAGTGCTTTCCTAGCCATTACCTATAGCCTCAACTTTTCCAAATTCATGTCAACATTTAGTTCATAATATGCAATTACCTTACCTACAGCTTCAATATTTCCAAATGTATTGCACCAACACAAACTATATCAACATTTCCAAGCACTAACCATACCATTTTATTACAAAAGTTTTATACATATACCATACACATATCTTGATACACTCATACCATCTAAATCCATACATGCAACAATTTTTACATGCCAGTAAGGTGTCACCATCAATCAATTGCATGATACAACCAAACTAATCCTACCCAATTCGTACTCAATACCCATTTCAACTAAATTCCTACCTAAACCTGACCAAATCAAATCCTAGAAAATCCATGAAATGGAGTAAAACCAATATGTTTGAATGGAGGAGTTACTTTCAAGGATCGATTTCTCTTCTTTTCCCCTACGAATCGGGTGGAGCATGGAGTGGATCTAGAGCGGGAGGGGGAGCGGCAGCGCCATCGATGTCGGGTCGGGTGGGGAGGTGAGGAAAAAAGgaaaggagaaggaagaagaggaggcggtGCTAGTGGACCTATATTAAGTTGAGTCACACAGAGCCGTATGGCACTACTCAGTCGCACCGAACCGCATGGCGTGACTCATCGCATTAAAGCATGTGGCGTGACTCAAGCTTGCTATGTCGTGTGCCAGCGTGGCATGTTCAAAACATGTGGCGCGACCCTTCAAGAAGTCGCATGAAAGTCatgtgatttattatgaaatgtGTGCCTATGTGATTTATTATGAAGTCCATAGAAGCCATGTGATTTACCATTATGAAAACATGGCTTTCAGAGAAAGAAACTTCTTGGACGAAGACAGACAGATAGGGCTTTTCGTTCCCTGGGCAAATCTGCTGATGGGCCATGGTCCTTCATCAGACTCTCGGCTAAAAATAGTGCCCACAACAGTTTGTCCATACATGCAATCCCTGCTTAACGCATTTCATAAAACATGTCTTCCGATAACTTCTGAGAGCCTCCCATTCTCATTGCTCACTATTAGCCTCCATcctcttattttttttctcctatAATAACAAAGTTCTTGACCGTTGTCGCTTCCTCCCCgataaaaagaaaaggtaaCGGGAACCAAAAACAGGGAAGGCCAGATCTCGACCGTCCAGTTGCGATCAATGGCAAGAGTTGCATCCAGCTGTGCTGCCATCCTCGCACAAAGGTGAGAAATCAACTCTACCCTTTAATTTGTTCAGGTAAAAAAAAGAACTACCATTTGACGCAGCAAGGACCGGGCTTGCATGCATCGTTCAGGAGAGGCCTCTCTGCGGCGATGACGGTCGCCGAGGAGTCCGTGAAGAGGGTGGAGGAGAAGGCTGTGAAGCTGGGCACGGTGGCTAAGGACATCGCCAGCGCAATGGCGACCACGACGGAGGAGAAGACGGCGTTCTGGGAGCCGGACCCCGAGACCGGGTACTATCGGCCGGTGACCGGCACCAAGGAGGTGGACGCCGCCGACCTGCGCGCCGAGATGCTCAAGCAGAGGATGTTGCAGGACTGAAGCAACAATCCCTAGTGCCTTTTGGTTTTGGTGCAGGCACGGTCTGTCCCTGAAGATTACCCGGAGAAGATGGCTGCCGATTATATTGGCCATCGTTAGGGACCCATTTGGGAGGAATCTCGTGTAATTGATTGATGTAGGAACTAATCTGGCTCTTGCTCGATTGCTGGGTTCAAAACCTGCCTTGCTACACTTCACAAGATCTCAAAAGCTATGATTCAGAGGTACATCATATATATGTTGGGAATTATGAGACCATTTGAAAAAAATGATGAGAATTCTGATCCGCAATTTGTATCAATAATGTTTGGGATAGGGCATCCGATGCTCCAACAAAAAAACCAGATGCCCCAAGCACAACAATAATGTTGCGGTGGGATATTTTAAGAATAATTTTGTTGTGGCTAATGTTGCTGACGTTCCAACTCTAATGACGAATGTGTATAGAATGCACATCCACAGTGGCTTTCTATGCTTTAATTGCTCATGTGGTCGTCTAAGTCTGATGCCCACATCataccaacaacaacaactgtCAGAGCACAAAATAATAACAGCACTTGATGGATTTTTCGATCCACTACCCCCGTTGCATTCATGGTTGGAAAGTTAACTTTCCACAATCACAAGAGAGCAAAATAAACTCCATCTTCACTACAAGAAAAGGTGCTTTGTGTTGTTTGGTTTCAGCCATGAGGGTGGAGTggcatcttttgttggaagtTAAGCTGTTTTGCATAACCAGACTCTTATGTGTGGAAATATTTCAGTTAGATGCCGTCTAATTTGGTGTGTCAACTATGTAAGTACAAGATTTTCATCCTTTCAAATAATAGTGTGGACTGAATTTGCAAAATTGTCTTGAACATCATCAATGATAGTGTCCCCCAAACCAACCCATCCCCTGTACAAGGAATATCAATGCTAGTTAGGTTTATTTATGGACCAAAAAACTTGTCGCTGCAATGGGTTTGTTTGGTAGGGATGTTTCTCCTCCTAAAAATAACTTCGTCGTTATCTTCAATGATGAAGCAACTTTTTCAATGGAACTGATGTCATTTGGTAAAGGGGCTTTAGCGTTCTTGCCCCTGTTTCGAAGTGAAATGGTGATTTACTCCCTACTTTTTGAACTGTGCGAATTCACCCCTACTTTTGAAAATGAAGGAAGTGTTTACCCCTATTCCATGAAAGCCAACGGTGTTAAAATTGCTATGAAAAGACCAATTTGCCCTTGCGGAGTTACCCCTACTATCAAAATTTCAGAAGCAACATAACACAACGTGCAATTAAGTTCAAGTGCACATCAGGGAGGGCACATTCGTGTATGAAAAGGCCAATTTGATCTGTTGAACCTGACTTTTTTTTCTTGCACATCAGGGAGTCAAAAGGCCAATTTCACTCAAAGCATGCAAGCTCAATCCAGCTACTAAATCTCTTGCGCTAATTAGACCACAAGTCGAACCTCGGGTTCACACCCAATCTAGCACCGAGGGAGCCAAAACGGAATATTCTTCCATGCTCCTTTGGTCTGCTGCCTGCTAAAGCTGCTAATGGTTTGGATTCTAACCGGATTGAGTGGTTTGGTTTTGACTCTGGGTTCTGATT containing:
- the LOC120668131 gene encoding protein SENESCENCE-ASSOCIATED GENE 21, mitochondrial-like, encoding MARVASSCAAILAQRRGLSAAMTVAEESVKRVEEKAVKLGTVAKDIASAMATTTEEKTAFWEPDPETGYYRPVTGTKEVDAADLRAEMLKQRMLQD